The Panicum virgatum strain AP13 chromosome 5K, P.virgatum_v5, whole genome shotgun sequence genome has a window encoding:
- the LOC120709424 gene encoding probable RNA-dependent RNA polymerase 3: MPSVPANQPKPPVTRPPCLSAPARPCSSPLPRRVPPPPPPPPRPSVALDRRHAAPRSSRSPTTGGLKASLASHLSPSLLLPVSRCRDTATAPALLAAAAAKGGRPALNPKPSRPAAARNAALAGSPAAPGGRAGVGGARAPRGAARPVRGRVGARPAGGARRRRGGQGAPEGRGDRRPGAEPVRLHQVARQAGGHAAQRRWGPHRRERRLQLRPLPRLPAGDNGQLSGKVLVYKHPGLHFGDIHELTATYIDGLEDIVGNSKYAIFFPTCGPRSLADEMANSDFDGNMYWVSRNPLLLECFKPHKPWVRRISPRKTDQKKPQDYGSKLECVLFREYLRARFTPSYVLGAAANCWLTYMDRLLTGNIPKSERKEIKKKMLDLVDIYYLALDAPKSGNKITVPEELMVKRYPHFMERSPDYHSASVLGKIYDEVKSQESEAGPSIKIVPLQCFTEVAVSDDYKRRWTSLYQEYLRESSKLCKLENKAERNINFRELYQEYKRMLYKAEEFEYSPRERIDLFNEACAVYQVVYEHAMSRNEVSKCGFAWKVAGRALCQLYTLKHGGDTVLCSFSVLEGAFKKNHRP; the protein is encoded by the exons ATGCCAAGTGTACCAGCGAATCAGCCAAAACCTCCCGTCACGCGGCCTCCCTGCCTTTCGGCGCCAGCTCGGCCCTGCTCTTCGCCTCTGCCGCGTCgcgtacccccccccccccccccccccccccggcccagCGTCGCGCTTGATCGAAGACACGCTGCGCCGCGCAGCAGCCGCTCCCCGACAACAGGAGGCTTGAAGGCTTCCCTCGCTAGccacctctctccctcgctcCTCCTCCCTGTCTCCCGCTGCCGCGACACGGCCACAGCCCCCGccctccttgccgccgccgccgcgaaagGCGGCCGCCCtgccctaaaccctaaaccctcccGGCCCGCCGCGGCTCGGAATGCAGCCCTCGCCGGGTCCCCCGCCGctcccggcggccgcgccggtgTCGGCGGAGCTCGCGCGCCTCGAGGCGCAGCTAGGCCAGTCCGCGGACGCGTGGGCGCGCGGCCAgctggcggagctcggcgacgccgcggcggccagggTGCTCCGGAAGGTCGCGGAGACCGGCGCCCGGGTGCGGAACCTGTCCGCCTTCATCAAGTGGCTCGGCAAGCAGGAGGCCATGCAGCGCAACGCCGCTGGGGTCCCCACCGCCGAGAGCGCCGCCTGCAGCTCCGGCCCCTTCCGCGCCTCCCCGCAGG TGACAATGGCCAGCTTTCTGGAAAGGTTCTTGTCTATAAACATCCTGGATTACATTTTGGCGATATACACGAGTTGACTGCAACATATATTGATGGTTTAGAGGATATTGTGGGAAATTCCAAATATGCCATATTTTTCCCCACTTGTGGACCACGGTCTTTGGCTGATGAAATGGCAAATAGCGATTTTGATGGCAACATGTACTGGGTCTCAAGAAACCCACTG TTACTGGAATGCTTCAAACCACATAAACCATGGGTTCGAAGAATATCACCGAGAAAGACTGACCAGAAGAAGCCTCAGGATTATGGATCCAAGTTGGAATGCGTATTATTCCGCGAATATTTGAGAGCTAGATTTACACCCAG TTATGTCCTGGGTGCAGCCGCAAATTGTTGGTTGACATATATGGATCGGCTCTTGACAGGCAACATTCCTAAGAGTGAGCGGaaagaaataaagaagaagatgCTTGACTTGGTTGACATTTACTATTTGGCTTTGGATGCTCCGAAGTCAGGGAACAAG ATCACTGTTCCTGAAGAGCTGATGGTCAAGCGGTACCCACACTTCATGGAACGTTCTCCTGACTACCATTCGGCATCAGTGCTGGGCAAAATCTATGATGAAGTAAAATCACAAGAGTCTGAAGCTGGTCCTTCAATCA AGATAGTGCCCCTGCAATGCTTCACCGAGGTAGCAGTATCTGACGATTACAAGCGCCGTTGGACATCTCTTTATCAGGAGTACTTGAGGGAGAGCTCTAAACTTTGTAAGCTGGAGAACAAAGCAGAGAGGAACATCAATTTCCGTGAACTCTACCAAGAGTACAAGCGG ATGCTGTACAAGGCCGAGGAGTTTGAGTACAGCCCGAGGGAGCGCATTGATCTCTTCAACGAGGCCTGTGCGGTGTACCAGGTGGTGTATGAGCACGCAATGTCCCGCAACGAGGTCAGCAAGTGCGGCTTCGCTTGGAAGGTGGCAGGCCGCGCTCTGTGCCAGCTATACACGCTGAAGCATGGCGGCGATACCGTGCTTTGTTCCTTCTCCGTTCTTGAGGGCGCTTTCAAGAAGAACCACCGCCCATAG